One window of Anaerolineales bacterium genomic DNA carries:
- a CDS encoding alcohol dehydrogenase, whose translation MQFEFTTASRIIFGPGRISTIPALIEEFGTRILVFNGAPPDISNRLVKLLADQQMETMILAVKGEPTVASIQELVEMARQFFPDGLIAIGGGSTLDTAKAVSALLTNPGDVSDYLEVIGLNLPLKLPSIPLVAIPTTAGTGTEVTRNAVIGSSTHRVKVSLRSQYLLPRIALIDPELTLSLPPFITASTGLDALTQLIEPYTSNSPNPLTDAVCVEGIRRIAHAIKRAFEHGEDLEARQDMSLATLMSGIALANSRLGAVHGFAGPIGGEIAAPHGAVCASLLAEVMSANMQALLERDSQNPVLERYTRIARLLTGNPAAFADDGIAWVRDFCDYAGVQPLSKLGLSLELFPLIIEKAQKSSSMKGNPVLLTVNELRSILETSM comes from the coding sequence ATGCAGTTCGAATTTACCACTGCTTCTCGCATCATCTTCGGCCCAGGCAGGATCAGTACCATTCCTGCCCTAATCGAAGAATTCGGGACGCGCATCCTAGTTTTTAATGGGGCACCACCGGATATATCGAACCGCCTGGTTAAGCTCCTGGCTGACCAACAGATGGAAACCATGATCCTTGCTGTCAAAGGTGAACCGACGGTTGCATCCATTCAAGAGCTTGTAGAAATGGCACGCCAATTTTTCCCCGACGGTCTGATTGCCATCGGAGGTGGAAGCACGTTGGATACCGCTAAGGCTGTTTCAGCTTTATTGACCAATCCAGGTGATGTTAGTGACTATTTAGAAGTTATTGGCCTTAATCTTCCACTTAAATTACCTTCCATTCCATTGGTAGCGATTCCTACCACAGCCGGCACGGGTACCGAAGTCACCCGCAATGCCGTCATAGGTTCATCAACCCATAGAGTCAAAGTAAGCCTGCGGAGCCAATACCTTTTGCCACGTATTGCCCTCATTGACCCAGAGCTCACCCTATCTCTACCACCATTCATCACCGCCAGCACCGGATTGGATGCCCTCACCCAACTGATCGAGCCATATACCAGCAATAGCCCTAACCCGCTGACGGATGCAGTCTGCGTCGAAGGGATTCGCAGAATCGCGCATGCAATTAAACGTGCTTTTGAGCATGGTGAGGATCTTGAAGCACGCCAGGATATGTCATTAGCAACTTTAATGAGTGGAATTGCCCTGGCAAATTCCAGACTGGGAGCTGTGCACGGTTTCGCCGGGCCGATCGGTGGTGAAATCGCTGCTCCACACGGTGCGGTGTGTGCCAGTTTATTAGCTGAGGTTATGTCAGCTAATATGCAGGCGTTGCTCGAGCGCGACTCACAGAACCCCGTGCTTGAGCGCTACACCCGGATTGCCAGGTTGCTCACCGGCAATCCAGCTGCATTTGCCGATGATGGTATCGCCTGGGTGCGTGATTTTTGTGACTACGCTGGCGTGCAACCATTATCAAAACTTGGCTTATCTCTGGAGCTATTTCCTCTAATCATTGAAAAAGCACAAAAATCGAGCAGTATGAAGGGCAATCCAGTGCTACTTACAGTTAACGAATTACGTAGTATATTAGAGACATCCATGTAA
- a CDS encoding antibiotic biosynthesis monooxygenase: MIVAIINIHVKPESVELFKAATIDNARNSMKEPGVIRFDFYQQTDDSFRFVLVEIYKTEVDIAKHRDTAHYVRWRDSVADMMVEPRARNTYHIVYPPEAEW; the protein is encoded by the coding sequence ATGATCGTTGCAATAATCAATATCCATGTCAAACCAGAGTCTGTGGAGCTATTTAAAGCAGCTACGATCGATAACGCCAGAAATAGCATGAAAGAGCCCGGAGTGATCAGGTTTGATTTTTATCAACAAACCGATGATTCATTCCGATTTGTGCTCGTTGAAATATACAAGACGGAAGTCGATATCGCTAAACATCGCGACACTGCCCATTATGTGCGTTGGCGCGATAGTGTGGCAGACATGATGGTGGAGCCCCGCGCTCGTAATACTTACCATATCGTGTACCCCCCTGAAGCTGAGTGGTAA
- a CDS encoding radical SAM protein, whose amino-acid sequence MNAFNSLIKKIQVRVGYNDRLPQPGLYHYDRQDNGERSRIHLRVDPDGTGLLIVNASRIMHLNPTAASMAYLILEDTPQQAATRSLAHLYHARKETIVNDYAQTAEKLHELIRPDGACPIHELDLEVTAPFSTRPSAPYRMDLAITYRCNNDCSHCYNARPRDYPELSTRTWHQVLDKLWAIGIPHVVFTGGEPTLRKDLPELIAHAEQNGQITGINTNGRRLSDRNYVDRLVEAGLDHVQITLESHSAEVHDSMVHSPGAWKQTVAGIRNVLESPLYVMTNTTMLTTNSPTLSQTLEFLAELGVPTVGLNALIYSGRGRTVDSGLAENKLHSLLELARESTNIHQQRLIWYTPTQYCHFDPMQFELGVKGCTAALYNMCVEPDGSVIPCQSYYQSLGNILSNEWKDIWNHKLSIRLRERQDIPEKCVPCSLLSECGGGCPLAIISGEANSVLGGENDQHN is encoded by the coding sequence GTGAATGCCTTTAATTCCCTGATCAAGAAGATCCAGGTCCGGGTTGGGTATAACGATAGGCTTCCTCAACCCGGTCTATACCATTATGATCGCCAGGATAATGGTGAGAGATCCCGCATCCATTTACGTGTTGACCCGGATGGTACTGGTTTATTGATCGTGAATGCCAGCCGGATTATGCATCTCAACCCCACCGCAGCCTCAATGGCTTACCTGATCCTGGAAGACACGCCTCAACAAGCAGCCACACGTTCTCTTGCTCATTTGTATCACGCCCGTAAAGAAACAATTGTTAATGACTATGCGCAAACTGCCGAGAAATTGCATGAGCTGATCAGGCCGGATGGTGCCTGCCCCATTCATGAGCTCGACCTTGAGGTCACGGCACCTTTCTCCACCCGCCCTTCTGCTCCATACCGCATGGACCTGGCTATCACCTACCGTTGTAATAATGATTGCTCTCATTGCTACAATGCTCGCCCCCGCGATTATCCAGAGCTTTCAACTCGAACCTGGCACCAGGTTCTCGACAAGCTATGGGCGATTGGCATCCCCCACGTGGTATTTACCGGCGGAGAGCCTACCCTGCGTAAGGATCTACCTGAGCTGATCGCTCATGCAGAACAAAATGGCCAGATCACAGGGATCAATACGAATGGAAGGCGATTATCCGATCGAAATTATGTTGACCGGCTGGTGGAAGCAGGCCTGGATCATGTGCAGATCACGCTCGAATCACATTCTGCAGAGGTCCATGACTCCATGGTCCACTCGCCTGGTGCCTGGAAACAGACTGTGGCTGGGATCCGCAATGTGCTGGAATCACCTCTTTATGTGATGACCAACACCACGATGCTCACCACGAACAGCCCCACATTATCCCAAACGCTGGAATTCCTGGCAGAGTTGGGAGTTCCTACGGTTGGCTTGAATGCCTTGATCTACTCTGGTCGGGGTCGAACCGTTGATAGTGGCCTGGCTGAAAACAAGCTCCACAGCCTGCTTGAATTGGCCAGGGAGAGCACCAACATTCATCAACAGCGCCTGATCTGGTATACGCCTACCCAATATTGCCATTTTGATCCTATGCAGTTTGAATTGGGCGTAAAAGGTTGCACTGCGGCCCTTTATAACATGTGTGTCGAGCCCGATGGTTCAGTTATACCCTGCCAGTCCTATTATCAATCCCTGGGTAATATCCTATCCAACGAGTGGAAGGATATTTGGAACCACAAACTATCCATACGGCTCCGTGAACGTCAAGACATCCCTGAGAAATGTGTACCCTGTTCATTGTTATCAGAGTGTGGGGGTGGCTGCCCCCTGGCAATCATTTCTGGCGAGGCAAATTCGGTTTTAGGAGGAGAAAATGACCAGCATAATTGA
- a CDS encoding phosphate-binding protein yields the protein MKTGTLLLLFLLLFSACSTGGKANPGGLSNAQASTIVNKGSDTLVNLALAWAEKYHELYPEIEISVTGGGSGTGIAALINGTVDLANASRQIKAEEVQQAQANGVTPKEFVVARDAIAIVVNPTNPVNELTIQQLSDIYSGKINNWKELGGEDRVIVRLSRETNSGTHVFFLENVVRMGDPNNKTFFSPDTLLLPSSEGITAETRDNPNAIGYDGLGYVTPEVKVVAVGKDASGPFVMPSAETVNSGKYPIARDLYMYTNGEPTGKVLDYINWIMTPEAQAIVKQLGFVPIK from the coding sequence ATGAAAACAGGTACTTTATTATTGCTTTTTTTGCTCTTGTTTTCTGCTTGTAGCACGGGCGGTAAAGCCAATCCAGGTGGTCTAAGTAATGCTCAGGCATCCACGATCGTAAATAAAGGATCAGATACCCTGGTAAACCTGGCTTTGGCTTGGGCAGAAAAATACCATGAGCTGTACCCTGAGATTGAGATTTCCGTTACAGGTGGGGGTTCTGGGACGGGCATAGCTGCATTAATTAATGGGACAGTTGACCTTGCCAATGCCAGCCGGCAGATCAAAGCAGAAGAGGTCCAACAAGCGCAGGCAAATGGAGTAACACCCAAAGAATTCGTTGTTGCCAGGGATGCGATTGCGATCGTAGTGAACCCAACCAACCCGGTAAACGAACTAACCATCCAGCAGTTGTCGGATATTTATAGCGGAAAAATAAATAACTGGAAAGAGCTGGGAGGAGAAGACCGGGTGATCGTGCGCTTATCAAGGGAAACCAATTCAGGAACCCATGTGTTCTTTCTTGAGAACGTAGTCCGAATGGGCGATCCAAACAATAAAACCTTTTTTTCGCCTGATACGCTGCTACTGCCTTCTTCCGAAGGGATCACCGCTGAAACCAGGGATAACCCGAATGCAATTGGCTATGATGGGCTCGGATATGTTACCCCTGAAGTGAAAGTCGTTGCAGTTGGAAAAGATGCCTCAGGGCCTTTTGTAATGCCGTCTGCGGAGACGGTGAACAGCGGAAAGTATCCCATCGCTCGTGACCTATATATGTATACCAATGGAGAACCTACCGGCAAGGTGTTGGACTACATAAATTGGATCATGACTCCTGAAGCGCAGGCAATTGTTAAACAGTTGGGATTTGTCCCGATTAAATAA
- a CDS encoding NrdH-redoxin, with protein sequence MIVETEITIYATWWCGDCSRVRRYFDRNAIRYIWIDVDKDPAAEQFVMAANHGMRSVPTIVFPDGSILVEPTEKELDTWFEKSSR encoded by the coding sequence ATGATAGTGGAAACAGAAATCACAATATATGCTACCTGGTGGTGCGGTGATTGTTCACGAGTGCGTCGGTATTTTGACCGGAATGCTATTAGATACATCTGGATAGATGTCGATAAGGACCCGGCTGCTGAGCAATTTGTTATGGCCGCCAACCATGGGATGCGGAGTGTACCTACCATTGTATTTCCCGACGGTTCAATATTGGTTGAGCCAACTGAAAAAGAGCTTGACACTTGGTTCGAAAAGTCTTCCAGATAA
- a CDS encoding SUF system NifU family Fe-S cluster assembly protein, with amino-acid sequence MDDLYRELIIDRYKNPHFRGALEPHDITFEDDNPLCGDHIRIDLRVNGDNKVSEVAFDGHGCAISQASADLLAESVIGKTLDEVKQINKQDILDMLGIELGPVRLKCALLSLKVLKAGVYGLGEASDDLVDN; translated from the coding sequence ATGGATGACCTTTATCGCGAATTGATCATAGACCGGTATAAAAATCCGCATTTCAGGGGTGCTCTGGAACCGCACGATATTACGTTTGAGGATGATAACCCGTTATGCGGAGACCATATTCGCATTGACTTACGTGTCAATGGTGATAACAAGGTCAGCGAAGTTGCCTTTGATGGACATGGATGTGCTATCTCGCAAGCCTCAGCTGATTTGTTGGCAGAGAGCGTAATTGGCAAAACGCTTGACGAGGTCAAACAGATCAACAAGCAGGATATCTTGGACATGCTGGGTATCGAGCTCGGACCGGTGCGTTTAAAATGTGCGCTGCTGTCCTTAAAAGTACTCAAGGCAGGGGTTTACGGCCTGGGTGAAGCCAGTGACGACCTGGTTGACAACTAA
- a CDS encoding cysteine desulfurase yields MISPSTKTALNITAIRSDFPILSREVQPGVPLVYLDSTATTQKPNQVIRAMDDYYQLNNANVHRGVHTLAEEATAAYEGARQRVADFIHAGSNKEVIFTRNTTESINLVAYSWGRTFLKEDDLVILTEMEHHSNLVPWHILAAEKGIRLEFITITPDGLLELDVYRKLLEQKPRLVAFTHMSNVLGTINPAKEIVELAHRAGAVALIDGAQSVPHFPVDVQDLDADFLAFSSHKVCGPTGIGVLYGKAELLNKMPPFLGGGEMIKRVFLRSFSPNELPHKFEAGTPAIAEAIGLHAALDYVKAIGMEKIATHEKELIAYALRRLAEIPEVRVFGPDANYKGGVASFTFEGVHPHDVAQVLDRSGIAVRAGHHCAMPLHEKFNIAATTRASFYLYNTLGEVDQLIDGLHEVKRFFG; encoded by the coding sequence ATGATTAGCCCATCGACAAAAACTGCACTTAATATTACTGCCATTCGATCGGATTTTCCAATCTTAAGCCGCGAGGTTCAGCCTGGAGTGCCACTGGTATACCTTGATTCCACCGCAACCACCCAAAAACCAAACCAGGTTATCAGGGCGATGGATGATTACTACCAGCTGAATAATGCCAATGTTCACCGGGGGGTCCACACCCTGGCAGAAGAAGCTACTGCAGCGTATGAAGGTGCAAGGCAACGTGTGGCCGATTTTATCCATGCAGGGTCCAACAAGGAGGTCATCTTTACCCGCAACACGACTGAATCGATTAATCTGGTCGCTTATAGTTGGGGAAGGACCTTCTTAAAAGAAGACGACCTGGTGATCCTGACTGAAATGGAGCATCACTCCAACCTGGTTCCCTGGCACATCCTGGCAGCTGAGAAAGGCATCCGCCTGGAATTTATCACCATCACGCCCGATGGCTTGCTAGAGCTAGATGTATATCGAAAGTTGCTGGAACAAAAGCCAAGGCTGGTGGCTTTTACCCACATGTCCAACGTACTGGGGACGATCAATCCGGCGAAGGAAATTGTGGAGCTAGCTCACCGAGCGGGGGCAGTCGCCTTAATTGACGGTGCTCAATCGGTGCCACATTTCCCGGTGGATGTGCAGGATTTGGATGCGGATTTTTTGGCTTTTTCGTCGCACAAGGTTTGTGGGCCGACCGGTATCGGCGTGTTGTATGGCAAGGCAGAACTGCTAAACAAAATGCCCCCCTTCCTCGGTGGTGGAGAGATGATCAAACGGGTCTTTTTGCGCTCTTTCAGCCCCAATGAGCTACCGCACAAGTTTGAAGCTGGCACACCCGCGATTGCTGAAGCCATCGGACTGCATGCCGCACTCGACTATGTTAAGGCTATTGGGATGGAAAAGATCGCTACGCATGAGAAGGAATTGATTGCTTATGCACTACGGCGGTTGGCTGAGATCCCAGAAGTACGCGTATTTGGACCGGATGCCAACTATAAGGGTGGGGTAGCCTCCTTTACCTTTGAGGGCGTTCATCCTCACGATGTAGCCCAGGTGCTGGACCGTTCAGGGATTGCTGTACGCGCAGGCCATCACTGTGCCATGCCGCTGCATGAAAAGTTCAACATCGCTGCCACGACCCGGGCAAGTTTTTACCTATATAATACCCTTGGCGAAGTCGACCAGTTGATCGACGGCTTACATGAAGTCAAGCGTTTCTTTGGATAA
- the pstC gene encoding phosphate ABC transporter permease subunit PstC, translating to MNKTQKPTEFILTLLIKVSGYSAIIFVLMIFFFLLREGLPTLQEVSISNLLSTRWYPIEDYFGLLPLLGGSIIVTIGAAVIAIPVGLFTAVYIAEVAPRKTRDFLKPIVEVLGGIPSVVLGFLGIIILAPNLRRLLDLPTGLSALAGFILLSAVAIPTIVSVAEDALDSVPRSYRDAALALGATQWQTIWRVTLPAARSGVITGVMLGVGRVIGETMAVMMVTGNAPIMPIHLNSFISPVRTMTATIAAEMGEVATGSTHYHVLFFIGLVLFVISLGINIAASSAMFKQRKRSERILS from the coding sequence ATGAACAAGACACAAAAACCAACGGAATTTATCCTGACTTTATTAATTAAGGTATCGGGTTATTCGGCAATCATCTTTGTCTTGATGATATTTTTCTTTTTATTGCGTGAAGGCTTACCGACTCTTCAAGAGGTTTCGATATCTAACCTGTTATCCACACGATGGTATCCGATCGAAGATTATTTTGGTTTACTACCCTTACTGGGCGGTTCGATCATAGTAACCATCGGAGCCGCGGTGATTGCCATACCGGTTGGCTTGTTTACCGCAGTATACATCGCTGAAGTTGCCCCGCGTAAGACGCGCGATTTCCTGAAGCCGATCGTTGAAGTATTAGGGGGCATCCCATCGGTGGTACTTGGTTTTCTGGGTATCATCATACTGGCCCCAAACCTCCGCCGTTTGCTGGACTTGCCAACCGGTCTCTCAGCATTGGCTGGATTTATATTACTCAGTGCAGTGGCTATACCCACGATCGTCTCTGTGGCTGAAGATGCTCTTGATTCGGTACCCAGGTCGTATCGGGATGCGGCACTTGCCCTGGGGGCTACCCAATGGCAGACCATCTGGCGGGTAACCTTACCAGCCGCGCGTAGCGGGGTGATCACCGGTGTCATGCTGGGAGTTGGGCGGGTTATCGGTGAGACGATGGCAGTGATGATGGTCACCGGGAATGCGCCAATTATGCCAATCCATCTGAACTCATTTATTAGTCCGGTAAGAACAATGACTGCCACCATTGCTGCTGAGATGGGTGAGGTAGCTACCGGAAGCACGCATTACCATGTGCTGTTCTTCATCGGGCTGGTTTTATTCGTGATATCGCTTGGCATCAATATAGCGGCGTCTTCGGCGATGTTCAAACAGCGCAAGCGTTCTGAACGGATATTATCCTAG
- a CDS encoding biphenyl 2,3-dioxygenase has translation MYNYKTLEQDKLEFIPVATIEELGQGQRLFIEIDGTPIVIFNLAGNYYAIADVCSHDDGPVGEGTLEGYEITCPRHGARFDIRTGKVLALPAFVDIPAYPVRINGDQIELGLPAEE, from the coding sequence ATGTATAACTATAAGACGCTCGAGCAGGATAAGCTTGAGTTCATTCCAGTTGCGACTATCGAAGAATTAGGACAGGGACAGCGGTTATTCATCGAAATCGATGGCACACCTATCGTGATTTTCAATTTGGCGGGAAATTATTATGCCATTGCTGATGTGTGTTCACATGACGATGGCCCGGTCGGTGAAGGCACGCTGGAAGGTTATGAGATCACCTGCCCCAGGCACGGGGCTCGATTCGATATTCGGACGGGAAAAGTATTGGCACTTCCCGCATTTGTGGATATCCCGGCATACCCGGTGCGGATAAACGGTGACCAAATTGAGCTCGGTTTGCCAGCAGAGGAATAG
- a CDS encoding rRNA methyltransferase, translating to MSAIEFYECLNPTCRLRFPVVQGQLKNKRCPLCRSSMQLAISLDNPIAGNPRVSSLDGWWVEALLDNVRSAWNVGSILRTADGTGIKKLHLCGITPTPENPRVSKTALGAELNLPWAQANNSLLLVDRLKAEGYRIWALEDTPEAVPLYEMELSVQLQPLVLIVGNEVCGVDPGLLSLCDQVLAIPMLGKKQSYNVAVAFGMAASFLFYRHSLSHGSRRIFPCT from the coding sequence ATGTCAGCGATAGAATTTTATGAATGCTTGAATCCCACCTGTAGATTACGCTTCCCTGTGGTTCAAGGGCAGTTAAAGAATAAGCGTTGCCCTTTGTGCCGGTCAAGCATGCAACTGGCGATATCTCTAGATAACCCGATCGCAGGAAACCCAAGGGTATCTTCGCTTGATGGTTGGTGGGTCGAAGCATTATTAGATAACGTGCGCAGCGCGTGGAATGTTGGTTCAATATTGCGGACCGCGGACGGTACCGGGATTAAAAAGCTGCACCTGTGCGGGATTACACCAACCCCAGAAAATCCCAGGGTCAGCAAGACTGCCTTGGGGGCGGAATTAAACCTCCCATGGGCGCAGGCGAATAACAGCCTGTTATTGGTAGATAGGTTGAAAGCAGAGGGATATCGGATTTGGGCATTGGAAGATACTCCCGAGGCTGTCCCTCTATATGAAATGGAATTATCGGTCCAACTGCAACCGCTTGTTCTAATCGTTGGCAATGAAGTATGCGGAGTAGACCCTGGTTTACTGTCTCTTTGCGACCAGGTGCTAGCTATTCCCATGCTGGGGAAAAAGCAATCATATAACGTGGCTGTGGCTTTTGGGATGGCGGCAAGTTTTTTGTTTTACCGCCACAGTTTATCCCACGGATCACGCAGGATATTTCCGTGCACCTGA
- the pstB gene encoding phosphate ABC transporter ATP-binding protein produces MSNPEPVFSIIDLDFFYGAVKALQQINMEVQPNLITALIGPSGCGKSTFLRCLNRMNDTIPGTHVEGRILLNGKDIYAQDVDLANLRQRVGMVFQKPNPFPQSVYDNVAFGPRVVGLTKDKKELDNIVERSLRQAALWDEVKDHINENAMGFSLGEQQRLCIARLLAVQPEVILMDEPASALDPIATTHIEELITELKKDYTIVIVTHNMQQAARVSDFTGLFWLGELIEFSPTNIMFTRPEKQLSEDYITGKLG; encoded by the coding sequence ATGAGTAATCCTGAACCTGTGTTTAGCATCATCGATCTTGACTTCTTCTACGGGGCTGTTAAAGCGCTACAGCAGATTAATATGGAAGTACAGCCGAACCTCATCACAGCCTTGATTGGTCCGTCGGGCTGTGGCAAATCGACGTTCTTGCGCTGTCTCAACCGGATGAACGATACCATCCCTGGCACCCATGTTGAAGGCCGAATTTTACTCAATGGGAAAGATATCTATGCGCAAGATGTGGATTTAGCCAATCTCCGCCAGCGAGTGGGCATGGTTTTCCAAAAACCCAATCCTTTTCCACAGTCCGTATATGACAACGTGGCCTTCGGACCTCGCGTCGTGGGTCTCACCAAGGATAAAAAAGAACTTGACAATATTGTTGAGCGAAGTTTACGCCAGGCCGCTCTATGGGACGAAGTCAAAGACCACATCAATGAAAATGCAATGGGTTTTTCTCTAGGCGAGCAGCAACGCTTGTGCATCGCCCGTTTACTGGCAGTTCAGCCTGAGGTTATCTTGATGGATGAACCTGCATCAGCCCTAGATCCAATTGCAACCACGCATATTGAAGAATTGATTACTGAGCTAAAGAAGGACTACACGATTGTGATCGTTACCCACAACATGCAACAAGCCGCCCGAGTTTCTGATTTCACGGGGCTGTTTTGGCTCGGTGAATTAATTGAATTCTCACCAACTAATATTATGTTCACGCGCCCTGAAAAACAGCTCTCCGAAGACTATATCACCGGTAAGCTTGGGTGA
- the sufD gene encoding Fe-S cluster assembly protein SufD, whose translation MMSTHRIITRNKPTVSAEPGDFQFTRDSIKTLSSNWAGPDFVRDYREKAWALYQSLHMPTIKDEPWRRTDIRGLDVAKFTVPNGSQHPTLPPAPSWLLKPLVTKKHGGQVIIEPKHTKVKVDEALTRQGVIFTDLHTAEREYPELLANIIGQVVKPEEGRFAALTAAMEQYGVFAYIPAGVQVEVPLHSVIWGPGEGLAYFSHIMVWLEPGSSLTYVHEAASPNGIPGQTMHSGIVEIHISDNASLRFVELQSWGDNVWNFSHERAQVGREATLEWIFGALGSNLTKNFSEIDLIGDGATGKMSGFYFTDGKQHLDHDTQQNHLAPHTTSDLLFKGALKDSSRSVWQGMIYVAPGAQKTDGYQANRNLVLSSKARADSIPGLEILADDVRCTHGATVGKIDQDSLFYLLSRGIPYAEAEHLIVEGFFDPIMQRIPFEGVRKRFQDAIVVKMK comes from the coding sequence ATGATGAGCACACACCGGATAATCACGCGTAATAAACCCACCGTAAGCGCTGAGCCCGGTGATTTTCAATTTACACGCGACTCGATTAAAACGCTTTCCAGCAATTGGGCAGGCCCGGACTTTGTTAGGGATTACCGGGAGAAAGCCTGGGCGCTCTACCAATCCCTGCACATGCCGACGATTAAGGACGAACCATGGCGCAGGACAGATATACGCGGCCTGGATGTTGCTAAATTTACCGTACCCAATGGAAGCCAACACCCGACACTGCCTCCCGCACCGAGCTGGTTGCTTAAACCTCTGGTCACCAAGAAGCATGGTGGGCAGGTGATCATCGAACCGAAGCATACGAAGGTTAAAGTTGATGAGGCATTGACCCGCCAGGGCGTGATTTTCACCGACCTGCATACAGCTGAGCGAGAATATCCTGAATTATTGGCGAATATTATTGGCCAGGTGGTCAAGCCTGAAGAAGGCAGGTTTGCAGCACTTACGGCTGCCATGGAGCAGTATGGCGTGTTTGCCTACATCCCCGCGGGGGTACAGGTTGAGGTGCCCCTTCACTCAGTGATTTGGGGACCGGGGGAAGGATTAGCATATTTTTCACATATCATGGTGTGGTTGGAGCCTGGCTCTTCGTTGACGTATGTGCATGAAGCTGCCTCTCCCAATGGAATCCCTGGTCAAACGATGCATTCGGGCATTGTGGAGATACATATAAGCGATAATGCCAGTCTGCGGTTCGTGGAGCTACAATCCTGGGGAGACAATGTATGGAATTTCAGCCATGAGCGTGCCCAAGTGGGAAGGGAGGCTACCCTGGAATGGATTTTCGGAGCCTTAGGGAGCAACCTGACCAAGAATTTTTCTGAGATCGACTTGATTGGTGATGGTGCGACAGGGAAAATGTCGGGTTTTTACTTTACTGATGGAAAGCAACACCTGGACCATGATACCCAACAGAACCACCTTGCTCCGCACACCACTAGCGACTTGTTATTCAAAGGCGCATTGAAAGACAGCAGCCGATCGGTATGGCAGGGAATGATTTATGTGGCACCGGGTGCACAAAAGACGGATGGTTACCAGGCGAATCGGAACCTGGTGCTGAGCTCCAAGGCTCGCGCTGATTCCATCCCAGGGTTGGAGATCCTGGCGGATGATGTGCGCTGTACACACGGGGCAACCGTCGGGAAGATAGATCAGGATTCGTTATTTTACTTATTAAGCCGGGGGATCCCGTATGCAGAAGCGGAGCATCTGATCGTGGAGGGCTTTTTCGATCCGATCATGCAACGTATCCCTTTTGAAGGCGTTCGTAAGCGATTTCAAGATGCTATTGTTGTAAAGATGAAGTAA